A genomic window from Prochlorococcus sp. RS04 includes:
- a CDS encoding glycosyltransferase translates to MRFKFLHLHLHGLIRSKNLELGRDADTGGQTQYVLELIKSLANTSEVDQVDLVTRLINDPKVDHEYSQKEEFVEPGVRILRFKFGPNKYIRKELFWPYLDHLTEKLISYYKKNKKPNFIHAHYADAGYVGVKLSKSLNVPLIFTGHSLGREKKRKLLDTGLKNNQIEKLYSISKRIEAEEKALKSADIVVTSTKQESIYQYSQYSSFSPHKAKVIPPGVDHNKFHHIHSTTETAEIDNMMKPFLKDSSKPPFLTISRAVRRKNIPSLIEAYGRSEKLKRKTNLILILGCRDSTSKLDPQQKDVFNNIFETIDKYNLYGKVAYPKKHLPNQIPALYRWAASRGGVFVNPALTEPFGLTLLEASSCGLPIISTNDGGPKEIRSKCENGLLVDVTDIDELKVILEKGISNNNQWKIWSRNGIEGVNRHFSWNTHVRNYLSVLTKEFSSSTSYSSSDIKQSCLKGTSSLIKPH, encoded by the coding sequence ATGAGGTTTAAATTTTTACATTTACATTTGCATGGTCTTATACGCTCTAAAAATCTTGAATTAGGTAGGGATGCAGATACAGGAGGGCAAACACAATACGTATTAGAGTTAATTAAAAGTCTGGCAAATACTTCAGAAGTTGATCAAGTAGATTTAGTGACTCGTTTAATTAACGACCCTAAAGTAGATCATGAGTATTCTCAAAAAGAAGAGTTTGTAGAACCTGGAGTTAGAATTTTAAGATTCAAATTTGGACCTAATAAATATATAAGAAAGGAATTGTTTTGGCCTTATTTAGATCATTTAACTGAAAAACTGATTTCTTACTATAAAAAAAACAAAAAGCCTAATTTCATTCATGCACACTATGCAGATGCTGGTTATGTAGGAGTTAAACTAAGTAAATCCCTAAATGTTCCTCTTATTTTTACTGGTCATTCTCTAGGAAGAGAGAAAAAAAGGAAATTGCTTGATACTGGTTTAAAAAATAATCAAATAGAAAAACTTTATTCTATAAGTAAAAGAATTGAGGCAGAAGAAAAAGCATTGAAATCTGCAGATATTGTCGTTACAAGCACTAAACAAGAGTCAATTTATCAATATTCCCAATATTCTTCTTTTTCACCTCATAAAGCTAAAGTTATTCCACCTGGTGTTGATCATAATAAATTTCACCATATTCACTCGACAACAGAGACAGCTGAAATTGATAACATGATGAAACCTTTTCTCAAGGATTCTTCCAAACCTCCATTTTTGACTATTTCTAGAGCTGTACGAAGAAAAAATATTCCATCTTTGATTGAAGCTTATGGAAGATCTGAAAAATTAAAAAGAAAAACTAATTTAATTTTGATTTTAGGTTGTAGAGATAGTACTTCAAAACTTGACCCTCAACAAAAAGATGTTTTCAATAATATTTTTGAAACAATTGATAAATACAATTTGTATGGAAAGGTAGCTTATCCAAAAAAACATCTTCCAAATCAGATCCCTGCTTTATATAGGTGGGCTGCTAGCAGAGGCGGCGTATTTGTAAATCCAGCTTTAACAGAGCCTTTTGGTTTAACTCTTCTTGAAGCTTCTTCATGTGGATTACCAATAATATCAACAAATGATGGAGGGCCTAAAGAAATTCGTTCAAAATGTGAAAATGGACTTCTAGTTGATGTTACTGATATTGATGAGTTGAAAGTTATTCTTGAAAAAGGAATATCAAATAATAATCAGTGGAAAATATGGAGCAGAAATGGAATTGAGGGTGTTAACAGGCACTTTAGTTGGAACACTCATGTACGCAATTATTTATCAGTACTTACTAAAGAATTTTCAAGTTCAACTAGTTATTCTTCATCTGACATTAAACAAAGTTGTTTAAAAGGGACTTCCTCACTTATAAAACCCCATTGA
- the uvrA gene encoding excinuclease ABC subunit UvrA codes for MVNKVDSSFGEDNSINIRGARQHNLKNIDLSLPRNKFIVFTGVSGSGKSSLAFDTIFAEGQRRYVESLSAYARQFLGQVDKPDVDNIEGLSPAISIDQKSTSHNPRSTVGTVTEIQDYLRLLFGRAGEPHCHHCGIPIAPQTIDEMVDQILLLPEGTRYQLLAPVVRGKKGTHTKLISGLAAEGFARVRINGEVRELADSIELDKNQIHNIEVVVDRLIAREGIQERLNDSLQTCLKRGDGLAIVEVVPKKGENLPSNLEREKLYSENYACPVHGSIVEELSPRLFSFNSPYGACPDCHGIGYLKKFTEDRVIPDKTLPVYAAIAPWSEKDNTYYFSLLYSVGQAYGFELKTPWKNLSDLQKQVLLLGSDKPILIQADSRFKTSSGFERPFEGILPILERQLNEANGESVKQKLEKYLELVPCKTCSGKRLRPEALAVKLGPYKITDLTSISVSETLNHVERIMGLGKTKKENISLSEKQKQIGELVLKEIRLRLKFLINVGLDYLTLDRPAMTLSGGEAQRIRLATQIGAGLTGVLYVLDEPSIGLHQRDNDRLLETLKSLRDLGNTLVVVEHDEDTMKSADYLVDIGPGAGVYGGEIIAKGSYQDVLNSEKSLTGAYLSGRKSIPTPKERRSSVKKSLILNNCSKNNLKNISVEFPLGRLVSVTGVSGSGKSTLINELLHPALCHSLGLKVPFPQGVKELKGIKAIDKVIVIDQSPIGRTPRSNPATYTGAFDPIRQIFTATVEAKARGYQAGQFSFNVKGGRCEACKGQGVNVIEMNFLPDVYVQCEVCKGARFNRETLQVKYKGFNISDVLEMTVEQAAETFSAIPQAADRLSTLVDVGLGYVKLGQPAPTLSGGEAQRVKLATELSKRATGKTLYLIDEPTTGLSFYDVHKLMDVIQRLVDKGNSVIVIEHNLDVIRCSDWIIDLGPDGGDKGGEIIAEGIPEDVAKNPISHTAKYLKKVLI; via the coding sequence ATGGTTAATAAAGTTGATAGTAGTTTTGGAGAAGATAACTCAATTAATATTAGAGGAGCTCGTCAGCATAATTTAAAAAATATCGATCTTTCTCTACCTCGGAATAAATTTATAGTGTTTACAGGTGTGAGTGGAAGTGGTAAAAGTTCTCTGGCCTTTGATACTATTTTTGCTGAAGGTCAAAGAAGATATGTTGAGAGTCTTTCTGCATATGCAAGGCAATTTCTGGGTCAAGTAGATAAACCAGATGTTGACAATATTGAAGGTTTATCACCTGCTATTTCAATTGATCAAAAATCTACAAGTCATAATCCTCGATCAACAGTTGGAACAGTAACAGAAATACAAGATTATTTAAGATTATTGTTTGGTCGCGCTGGTGAGCCGCATTGTCACCACTGCGGGATTCCAATTGCGCCTCAAACAATTGATGAAATGGTGGATCAAATTCTTCTTTTACCAGAAGGAACAAGGTACCAATTGTTGGCTCCTGTTGTAAGAGGTAAGAAAGGAACACATACAAAATTAATAAGCGGATTAGCTGCTGAAGGATTTGCTAGGGTAAGAATCAATGGAGAGGTAAGAGAACTTGCTGATAGTATTGAATTAGATAAAAATCAAATTCATAACATAGAGGTAGTAGTTGATAGATTAATTGCAAGAGAAGGAATACAAGAAAGATTAAATGATTCACTACAAACTTGTCTCAAAAGAGGCGATGGCTTAGCAATAGTAGAAGTTGTTCCAAAAAAAGGAGAAAATTTACCTTCTAACTTAGAGAGAGAAAAACTCTACTCAGAAAATTATGCATGTCCTGTACATGGCTCTATTGTGGAAGAACTTTCTCCTAGATTATTTTCTTTTAATAGCCCATATGGTGCCTGCCCAGATTGTCATGGTATCGGTTATTTAAAAAAATTTACTGAAGATAGAGTTATACCTGATAAAACATTGCCTGTTTATGCTGCAATAGCTCCTTGGAGTGAGAAAGACAATACTTATTACTTCTCTTTACTTTATTCTGTAGGTCAAGCTTATGGTTTTGAATTAAAAACTCCTTGGAAAAATTTAAGTGATTTGCAAAAACAAGTTCTACTTTTGGGATCAGATAAACCAATATTAATTCAAGCTGATAGTCGTTTTAAAACTTCTAGTGGTTTTGAAAGACCTTTTGAGGGAATTTTACCAATTCTAGAAAGGCAATTGAATGAAGCCAATGGAGAATCAGTTAAACAAAAATTAGAAAAGTATCTAGAATTAGTTCCCTGTAAGACATGTTCTGGAAAAAGATTAAGACCTGAGGCTTTGGCAGTGAAACTTGGTCCATACAAAATTACTGACTTAACTTCTATAAGCGTTTCTGAAACCCTAAATCATGTAGAGCGCATCATGGGTTTAGGTAAGACAAAGAAAGAAAATATATCTTTATCAGAAAAACAAAAGCAGATAGGTGAATTGGTTTTAAAAGAGATTCGTTTACGTTTGAAGTTTTTAATTAATGTAGGTTTAGATTATTTGACTTTAGATAGACCAGCTATGACTTTGTCTGGTGGTGAGGCTCAGCGTATTAGATTGGCTACACAAATAGGTGCAGGTCTTACTGGCGTTTTATATGTATTAGATGAACCAAGTATTGGTTTGCATCAGAGAGATAATGACAGATTATTAGAAACATTAAAAAGCTTAAGAGACTTGGGAAATACTTTAGTTGTCGTTGAACATGATGAAGATACTATGAAATCTGCAGATTATTTAGTAGATATTGGCCCAGGAGCAGGTGTTTATGGTGGGGAAATTATCGCTAAAGGATCTTATCAAGATGTCTTAAATTCAGAAAAGTCATTAACTGGAGCTTATCTCAGTGGAAGGAAATCGATTCCTACTCCAAAAGAACGTAGATCATCTGTAAAAAAAAGTTTAATTTTAAATAATTGCTCTAAAAACAATTTAAAAAATATTTCTGTTGAATTTCCTTTAGGAAGATTAGTTTCTGTAACTGGTGTGAGTGGAAGTGGGAAGAGCACTTTGATAAATGAATTACTTCATCCTGCATTATGTCATTCTCTAGGATTAAAAGTCCCTTTTCCTCAAGGTGTAAAAGAGTTAAAGGGTATAAAGGCAATTGATAAAGTTATCGTTATAGATCAATCTCCAATAGGAAGAACTCCACGATCAAATCCTGCTACTTATACTGGTGCTTTTGATCCTATAAGACAGATATTTACTGCCACAGTTGAAGCAAAAGCAAGAGGTTATCAGGCTGGTCAATTTAGCTTTAATGTGAAAGGAGGAAGATGCGAAGCTTGTAAAGGTCAGGGAGTGAATGTAATTGAAATGAATTTTTTACCTGATGTTTATGTTCAATGTGAAGTATGTAAAGGAGCTCGTTTTAATAGGGAAACTCTTCAGGTGAAATATAAAGGTTTCAATATATCTGATGTCTTAGAGATGACTGTTGAACAAGCTGCAGAAACTTTCTCTGCAATACCTCAAGCTGCTGATAGATTATCTACATTGGTAGATGTCGGTTTAGGATATGTCAAATTAGGTCAACCAGCCCCTACATTATCTGGTGGAGAGGCTCAAAGGGTTAAGTTGGCTACGGAATTGTCCAAAAGGGCTACTGGAAAAACTTTATATTTGATTGATGAACCAACTACAGGATTAAGTTTTTATGATGTTCATAAATTAATGGATGTGATACAACGTTTGGTAGATAAAGGCAATTCAGTAATTGTTATTGAACATAATTTAGATGTTATTAGATGTTCAGATTGGATTATCGATTTAGGACCTGATGGAGGGGATAAAGGAGGAGAAATCATTGCAGAAGGTATTCCAGAGGATGTAGCTAAAAATCCTATAAGTCATACAGCAAAATATCTTAAAAAGGTCTTAATTTAA
- a CDS encoding DUF3134 family protein, translating to MDSNKLKLRLDDISEVNPALTCYHRDDPAPVLPLREEPDLLSWLENTGRLVAEKDGDSQEISTIEEEELSALMGEKEDYKTEEDPSLEDDWED from the coding sequence ATGGATTCAAACAAACTAAAACTTAGATTAGACGATATTTCTGAAGTCAATCCAGCTTTAACTTGCTACCACAGAGATGATCCAGCTCCTGTGTTGCCATTAAGAGAGGAGCCTGATCTACTATCTTGGCTTGAAAATACAGGTAGACTCGTTGCAGAAAAAGATGGAGATTCCCAAGAGATTAGTACAATTGAGGAAGAAGAACTTTCAGCGCTAATGGGGGAAAAGGAAGATTATAAAACTGAAGAAGATCCTTCATTAGAAGATGATTGGGAAGATTAA
- a CDS encoding shikimate dehydrogenase: MISSKTSFIALIGNPVSHSLSPIMQNAALQYLGLDLIYIAVPCKDEDLELVLTSFKKINCKGLNITIPHKEKVFNLCSEISPIANKLKAINTLKLNSEKQWSATNTDVEGFIYPLKNFNLAKKKSIVLGSGGAARSVIQGLINLNLSTISVISRNKSSLDELIKNFDNQIQLQGFLNSDDQAQILIREADLIVNTTPAGMKTTKYENNVIPYGEAFWKSLNSQTIVYDLIYNPAPTTLLKFCAKKGCMTIDGLEMLVAQGIKSLSFWTNGLEVPFHVMNDALKKYL, translated from the coding sequence ATGATTTCAAGTAAGACATCTTTCATCGCATTAATTGGCAATCCAGTAAGCCATTCATTGTCCCCAATTATGCAAAATGCTGCCCTTCAATATTTAGGCTTAGATTTAATTTATATTGCTGTACCCTGTAAAGATGAAGATCTAGAATTAGTTCTTACTTCTTTTAAAAAGATTAATTGCAAAGGTTTAAACATTACAATTCCACACAAAGAAAAAGTATTTAACCTTTGTAGTGAAATCTCCCCTATTGCTAACAAACTTAAAGCAATTAATACCCTGAAATTAAATTCTGAAAAACAATGGAGCGCAACTAATACTGATGTAGAAGGATTTATTTATCCATTAAAAAATTTCAACTTAGCAAAGAAAAAATCAATAGTTCTTGGCTCCGGGGGTGCAGCAAGATCTGTTATTCAAGGTTTAATAAATTTAAATCTTTCAACAATTTCAGTAATATCACGTAACAAATCATCACTAGATGAATTAATAAAAAACTTTGATAATCAAATTCAACTGCAGGGTTTTTTGAATAGTGATGATCAAGCTCAAATTTTAATTCGTGAAGCAGATTTGATTGTAAATACAACACCAGCAGGGATGAAAACCACTAAATATGAAAATAATGTAATTCCATATGGCGAAGCATTTTGGAAATCTCTTAACTCGCAAACAATTGTTTACGATTTAATATACAATCCTGCCCCAACTACTTTATTGAAATTTTGCGCCAAAAAAGGATGCATGACTATAGATGGTTTAGAAATGCTTGTTGCCCAAGGAATAAAATCATTATCATTTTGGACAAATGGTTTAGAAGTACCTTTTCATGTAATGAATGACGCACTAAAAAAATATCTTTAA
- a CDS encoding argininosuccinate synthase — protein sequence MQQVKKVVLAYSGGVDTSVCIPYLKNEYGVSEVVTFVADLGQGEDLELIRQKALNSGASQSIVGNLVNSFVERYAFPAIRANALYLDKYPLSTALARPLIAENLVNIAREFNADGVAHGCTGKGNDQVRFDLAINALGPDLKIITPARKWNMSREEAIVYGEKFGIPAPVSKKSPYSIDVNLLGRSIEAGILEDPMQEAPEDIFSMTSSIEDSPDSPQEVEIVFKNGFPVGINDESLSPVEIIKKANVLAGEHGFGRIDMIEDRVVGIKSREIYETPGLLLLIKAHKELESITLNPDVVDFKGIVEKKWGQLVYQGFWFGPLKESLDAFISSTQTAVNGRVKIRLHKGNAIVIGRMSENHSLYREDLVTYGKDDVFNHSLAEGFIYMWGMSNKIWAELNSKTKD from the coding sequence ATGCAGCAGGTAAAAAAAGTTGTACTAGCTTATTCTGGTGGCGTAGATACGAGCGTTTGTATTCCATATTTAAAGAATGAATATGGAGTTTCAGAAGTGGTTACTTTTGTAGCAGATCTTGGTCAAGGTGAGGATTTAGAACTTATTAGGCAAAAAGCTTTAAACTCTGGTGCATCTCAATCAATTGTTGGCAACTTAGTTAATAGTTTTGTTGAGAGATACGCTTTTCCAGCCATTAGAGCAAACGCATTATATTTAGATAAATATCCCTTATCTACTGCTCTTGCTAGGCCTTTAATTGCCGAAAATCTTGTAAATATTGCTCGAGAGTTTAATGCTGATGGAGTGGCTCATGGATGCACTGGTAAAGGGAATGATCAAGTTCGATTTGATTTAGCAATAAATGCTTTAGGTCCTGATTTAAAAATAATTACTCCCGCAAGGAAATGGAATATGAGCAGGGAAGAGGCAATAGTGTACGGAGAAAAGTTTGGTATTCCTGCACCAGTATCAAAAAAATCACCATATTCAATAGATGTTAATTTACTTGGTAGGAGTATTGAAGCAGGTATATTAGAAGACCCAATGCAAGAAGCACCTGAGGATATATTTTCGATGACATCATCTATTGAGGATTCACCTGATTCTCCTCAAGAAGTAGAAATTGTTTTCAAAAATGGGTTTCCTGTTGGAATTAATGATGAATCTCTATCTCCCGTAGAGATTATTAAAAAAGCTAATGTTCTCGCAGGAGAGCATGGTTTTGGAAGAATTGATATGATTGAAGACCGAGTAGTAGGAATTAAAAGTAGAGAGATTTACGAAACACCAGGCCTCTTGCTTTTAATCAAAGCTCACAAAGAATTAGAAAGCATTACGTTAAATCCAGACGTTGTCGACTTTAAAGGAATAGTTGAAAAAAAATGGGGTCAATTAGTTTATCAAGGTTTTTGGTTTGGACCTCTTAAAGAAAGTTTAGATGCATTTATATCGTCTACTCAAACTGCAGTTAATGGAAGAGTAAAGATTAGACTTCATAAGGGGAACGCAATAGTAATCGGTAGAATGTCGGAAAATCATTCACTTTACAGGGAAGATTTGGTAACTTACGGCAAAGATGATGTTTTTAATCATTCTTTAGCAGAGGGTTTTATTTATATGTGGGGTATGTCTAATAAAATTTGGGCTGAGTTAAATTCAAAAACAAAAGATTAA
- the mraY gene encoding phospho-N-acetylmuramoyl-pentapeptide-transferase, with protein MIGKIKKLKFESLFILITFALIITSYFFNNFIFTGVYILFFFISVFTTKNGIKIIKKFNLLQNIRNEGPANHFKKSDTPTMGGIFIIVPFLILLLIITINLGSLKLNLLLLNIFSFFVIGFLDDFLSIKKKENTGLKTKEKLFLQSVISIIFILLAYEKNLISPLITISDSWGINMNIFILPVSFLVLVGISNSVNLTDGLDGLAAGCSGIIFYGLGTEILLKEQQELIVFSILCFSMSGICLGFLKYNSYPAKIFMGDTGSLSIGAILGSIALLTNSIFTLSIFSGIFIIESLSVIIQVGFFKITKKLFHRGKRIFLMTPLHHHFELKGVKEQKIVENFWKINILLVILGIVLKINL; from the coding sequence ATGATTGGGAAGATTAAAAAGTTAAAATTTGAATCTTTATTTATATTAATTACTTTTGCTTTAATAATTACCTCCTATTTTTTTAATAATTTTATTTTTACAGGAGTTTACATATTATTTTTCTTTATTTCTGTTTTTACAACGAAAAATGGTATAAAGATTATCAAAAAATTTAATTTACTTCAAAATATTAGGAATGAAGGCCCAGCTAATCACTTTAAAAAAAGCGATACTCCAACCATGGGTGGAATTTTTATTATTGTCCCTTTTTTAATTTTACTTTTAATAATAACTATCAATTTAGGTTCTCTAAAATTAAATCTTTTATTACTTAATATTTTTAGTTTCTTTGTTATAGGTTTTTTAGATGATTTTTTAAGCATTAAAAAAAAAGAGAACACAGGTTTAAAAACGAAAGAGAAATTATTCTTACAAAGTGTCATCTCAATAATTTTTATATTGTTAGCCTACGAAAAAAATTTAATCAGTCCCTTAATAACAATTTCTGACTCCTGGGGAATAAATATGAATATTTTCATATTGCCAGTTTCTTTTTTAGTACTAGTGGGCATAAGTAATTCAGTAAATTTGACTGATGGACTAGATGGATTAGCGGCTGGATGCAGTGGGATTATCTTTTATGGATTAGGAACAGAAATATTACTGAAAGAACAACAAGAACTTATTGTTTTTAGCATCTTATGTTTTTCGATGTCAGGCATATGCTTAGGTTTTCTAAAGTACAATAGTTATCCTGCAAAAATATTTATGGGTGACACCGGATCTCTAAGTATAGGAGCAATTTTGGGTTCTATAGCGTTACTAACCAATAGCATTTTTACCTTATCTATTTTCTCAGGAATATTTATTATTGAATCGTTATCAGTAATAATTCAAGTAGGGTTTTTTAAAATTACAAAAAAATTATTTCATAGAGGTAAACGCATTTTTTTAATGACTCCACTACACCACCACTTTGAACTTAAAGGAGTGAAAGAACAAAAAATAGTAGAAAATTTTTGGAAAATCAACATTTTACTCGTAATTTTAGGTATAGTTTTAAAAATCAATCTTTGA
- a CDS encoding AAA family ATPase — MLIQLKIENIALIEIIEINFEKGLNIITGDSGSGKSLILDSLNALFGGTNIPLKHLIRPGKDFCVIEAIFSSSSQVNNWLIGNGFETTSSELQIKRKSYKKNNKILSKYSLNNLPINRQSLEKLGGFLIDSAGQSDTFIFDSLDKRRLIIDDLCSQEFRETSERIKSIWGETKVLKGLLDEKIEFSKNQEEKNLAIKHMLKSLEEADLSSSEEILELELVEKKLVNNLEINNSIKSSLENLNNFSHDEPSVISFINKSIKILNKTADFDLKIQKFREKLLNIHADIDDLIFDLNSYLQEIENDESNLSEIQKRLFFLKNLERTFLLDLTQLIEKRDQLKTYFQQNDQGSDISRIQAQIENLQSNLNSLFVIQSTERKKIAKQLQNSVMSILNNLGLENANFSIQFSECKPSGDGIDDINFLFSANPDQKLAPLSNVISGGEMSRFLLAIKSSISKQPNTFFLDEIDSGLSGKSLFSLVELIKEISKNQQVLCITHQPFLAARGSTHFKVNKNVINGITYTSIAKLTTKNQRKNELIELIGGGSCEVNEYASRLLDRSAA, encoded by the coding sequence ATGTTAATACAACTAAAAATAGAAAATATTGCCTTAATAGAAATTATAGAAATTAATTTTGAAAAAGGTTTGAATATCATAACTGGGGATTCAGGTTCAGGAAAATCATTAATTTTGGATTCCCTTAATGCTTTATTTGGTGGAACTAATATACCTCTAAAACATTTAATACGTCCAGGAAAAGATTTTTGTGTTATTGAGGCAATATTTTCTTCTTCTTCCCAAGTTAATAATTGGTTAATTGGTAATGGTTTTGAAACAACTTCTTCAGAATTACAAATTAAAAGAAAATCTTATAAAAAAAACAATAAAATCTTATCCAAATATAGCCTTAATAATTTACCAATTAATAGACAATCATTAGAAAAATTAGGAGGATTTTTAATAGATTCTGCAGGTCAATCTGACACTTTCATTTTTGATTCTTTAGATAAGAGAAGATTAATTATTGATGACTTATGTTCCCAAGAATTTAGAGAGACTAGCGAAAGAATAAAAAGTATATGGGGAGAAACTAAAGTTTTAAAAGGATTATTGGATGAAAAAATAGAATTTTCTAAGAATCAAGAAGAAAAAAACTTAGCAATTAAACACATGTTGAAGAGTTTAGAAGAAGCTGATTTAAGTTCCAGTGAAGAAATTTTAGAATTAGAGTTAGTAGAAAAAAAACTTGTAAATAATTTAGAAATTAATAATTCAATAAAATCATCATTAGAAAATTTAAATAATTTCAGTCATGATGAGCCGTCAGTAATTTCTTTCATAAATAAATCAATAAAGATTTTAAATAAAACAGCAGATTTCGATTTAAAGATTCAAAAATTTAGAGAGAAGTTATTAAATATTCATGCTGATATTGACGATTTAATTTTTGATCTAAACTCATATTTGCAAGAAATAGAAAATGATGAATCTAATCTTTCAGAAATACAAAAAAGATTATTCTTTTTAAAAAACTTAGAGAGAACTTTTTTATTGGACCTTACTCAATTAATTGAAAAGCGCGATCAATTAAAGACGTATTTTCAACAAAATGATCAAGGTAGTGATATTTCCAGGATTCAAGCTCAGATTGAGAATTTACAAAGTAATTTAAATTCTTTATTTGTTATTCAATCTACTGAAAGAAAAAAAATTGCTAAACAGTTACAAAATTCAGTAATGTCGATTTTGAATAATCTAGGTTTAGAAAATGCAAATTTTTCAATTCAATTTTCTGAATGCAAGCCTTCTGGCGATGGAATTGACGATATAAATTTTTTGTTTTCGGCTAATCCTGATCAGAAGCTTGCTCCATTATCAAATGTTATTTCTGGCGGAGAAATGTCAAGATTTTTATTAGCTATTAAATCTAGTATTTCTAAACAACCTAATACTTTCTTTTTAGATGAAATTGATAGTGGTTTAAGTGGTAAATCTCTATTTTCTTTGGTTGAGCTTATAAAAGAAATTTCTAAAAATCAACAAGTCTTATGTATTACACATCAGCCATTCCTAGCTGCTAGGGGATCAACTCATTTCAAAGTTAATAAAAACGTTATTAATGGAATAACTTATACCTCAATTGCAAAATTAACTACAAAAAATCAAAGAAAAAATGAACTAATAGAACTTATAGGTGGAGGTTCATGCGAAGTAAACGAATATGCTTCTAGACTTCTTGATCGCTCAGCTGCGTAG
- the rpsF gene encoding 30S ribosomal protein S6, producing MNDQQSYYETMYILRPDIAEDEVTNHIDKYNKLLEEFGGTILDSQMRGKRRLAYQIAKHREGIYVQLSHQGDGQHIFKIEKAMRLSEDVIRYMTVKQEGPLPTPRPSNKNTSATENKDNPDAKVETKEKEPVASADSSNSSKDEAETKENAES from the coding sequence ATGAACGATCAACAATCTTATTACGAAACCATGTATATCCTCCGCCCAGACATTGCGGAAGATGAAGTAACTAATCACATTGATAAATACAACAAGCTTTTAGAAGAATTTGGCGGTACTATTCTTGATAGTCAAATGAGAGGCAAGAGAAGATTAGCCTATCAAATAGCAAAACATAGAGAAGGTATTTACGTACAACTAAGTCATCAAGGTGATGGGCAACATATCTTCAAAATTGAAAAAGCAATGAGACTAAGTGAGGATGTTATTAGATACATGACTGTTAAACAAGAGGGCCCTTTACCAACCCCAAGACCTTCGAATAAAAATACATCTGCAACAGAGAATAAAGATAATCCAGATGCGAAAGTTGAAACTAAAGAAAAAGAACCAGTAGCAAGTGCAGATTCATCAAATTCAAGCAAAGATGAAGCTGAAACTAAAGAAAATGCAGAATCTTAA